The following are encoded in a window of Paraburkholderia sp. HP33-1 genomic DNA:
- a CDS encoding histidine phosphatase family protein has translation MNRFRGFLQGVALSLGGLCASTAALPAVAATGGNIETLVFVRHGEKPAQGYGQLDCQGLNRALALPAVIAAKFGKPDAIYAPDPGQQKDDSGHAYYYVRPLATIEPTAIQFQMPVQTPYGFAQIDQLGNALVVPANRGKLIVIAWEHKLIEKLLQQMLSAHGGNAADVPEWHSDDFDSIYIVQLDWRNGTPRASFKHDREGLDGRASDCPCAALPGDSAPSAGAAASAISAASARAAD, from the coding sequence ATGAACCGTTTCCGCGGATTCCTGCAAGGAGTCGCACTGTCGCTCGGCGGCTTGTGCGCGAGCACGGCGGCGTTGCCGGCCGTGGCCGCGACAGGCGGCAATATCGAAACGCTCGTCTTCGTTCGACACGGCGAGAAGCCTGCCCAGGGCTATGGCCAGCTCGACTGCCAGGGGCTCAACCGTGCGCTCGCGTTGCCGGCTGTCATCGCCGCCAAATTCGGCAAACCCGATGCGATCTATGCGCCGGACCCCGGCCAGCAGAAAGACGACAGCGGTCATGCCTACTATTACGTGCGCCCGCTCGCGACGATCGAGCCCACCGCGATTCAATTCCAGATGCCAGTGCAAACGCCATACGGCTTTGCGCAGATCGACCAGCTCGGCAACGCGCTCGTCGTTCCGGCCAATCGCGGCAAGCTGATCGTCATCGCGTGGGAGCACAAGCTGATCGAGAAACTGTTGCAGCAGATGTTGAGCGCGCATGGCGGCAACGCCGCCGATGTCCCTGAATGGCACAGCGACGACTTCGACAGCATTTACATCGTGCAACTCGACTGGCGCAACGGCACACCGCGCGCGAGCTTCAAACACGATCGCGAAGGACTCGACGGACGGGCAAGCGATTGCCCTTGCGCGGCATTGCCGGGAGACTCGGCGCCCTCCGCTGGTGCAGCCGCTTCCGCAATTTCGGCCGCTTCGGCGCGTGCTGCGGATTAA
- a CDS encoding PXPV repeat protein, with protein sequence MKRIVTHLLVAAGLAAGACGVAQAHTDLSVGLSLGAPVYAAPAPVYVAPEPVYYGGWDHRYERGGYYRDYHRDDRGWGRDDHRWGHDDRGEHRGWRD encoded by the coding sequence ATGAAACGCATCGTCACTCACTTGCTGGTTGCTGCCGGCCTCGCGGCGGGCGCGTGCGGTGTCGCGCAGGCGCATACGGATCTGAGCGTCGGCCTGTCGCTCGGCGCCCCGGTTTATGCCGCCCCCGCGCCGGTCTATGTGGCACCGGAGCCGGTGTATTACGGCGGCTGGGATCATCGCTACGAGCGCGGCGGCTACTACCGCGACTATCACCGCGATGACCGCGGGTGGGGGCGCGACGACCATCGCTGGGGTCACGATGATCGCGGCGAGCATCGCGGCTGGCGAGATTGA
- a CDS encoding Cof-type HAD-IIB family hydrolase, with amino-acid sequence MYKVIATDLDGTLLNADHQVDPFTVATVRKLESDGLRFVIATGRHYCDVAGIRDLLGINPYLITSNGARIHAPDNAVIHADDLPPAIVQRLVQPEIVGAHGRVIVSLFADDSWLIDRDAPHLLEFHQDSGFTYEVTDLPKHDGVDIAKALYMGDPADLAQVAANLEREFGERLYVTYSLPDCLEVMTANVSKGRALQIVLKRLGVDASHCVAFGDNMNDIDLLETAGHPFMMNNANPDLITRLPHVPRIGNNFEAGVAHHLRKLFALNDELSP; translated from the coding sequence ATGTATAAAGTCATCGCCACGGATCTCGACGGCACGCTGCTCAACGCCGATCACCAGGTGGACCCGTTCACGGTCGCCACGGTGCGCAAGCTCGAAAGTGACGGGCTGCGATTCGTGATCGCAACGGGGCGGCATTACTGTGACGTCGCGGGCATCCGCGATCTGCTCGGCATCAATCCGTATCTGATTACGTCGAACGGCGCGCGCATTCACGCGCCTGACAACGCGGTTATCCACGCCGACGACCTGCCGCCAGCGATCGTCCAGCGTCTCGTGCAGCCCGAAATTGTCGGCGCGCATGGTCGAGTGATCGTCAGTCTGTTTGCAGACGATTCGTGGCTCATCGACCGCGATGCGCCCCATCTGCTGGAATTCCACCAGGACTCGGGCTTCACTTACGAAGTGACCGACCTGCCGAAGCACGATGGCGTCGACATTGCAAAGGCGCTGTATATGGGCGATCCCGCCGATCTCGCGCAGGTGGCCGCCAATCTCGAACGCGAATTCGGAGAGCGTCTGTACGTGACGTATTCGTTGCCGGACTGTCTCGAAGTGATGACCGCGAATGTGTCGAAGGGGCGCGCGCTGCAGATCGTGCTCAAACGCCTCGGTGTCGACGCGTCGCATTGCGTCGCGTTCGGCGACAACATGAACGACATCGACCTGCTCGAGACGGCCGGCCATCCGTTCATGATGAACAACGCCAATCCCGATCTCATCACGCGCCTGCCGCATGTGCCACGCATCGGCAACAATTTCGAGGCAGGTGTTGCGCATCATCTGCGCAAACTGTTCGCGCTCAACGACGAACTGTCTCCCTGA
- a CDS encoding BadF/BadG/BcrA/BcrD ATPase family protein, whose product MNHDFFLIGVDGGGTGTRVVLGDAQGRELAQAASGPSGLGLGIPRAWQSIQAASGEAFERAGIALDWSRCVLGCGLAGVNNRDWLAEFHEQAPRLAGLAVESDAYTTLLGAHDGAPGVIVALGTGSVAASLASDGEFRMASGYGFPSGDEASGAWLGLRLIVHAQQALDGRVPIDDLAHALLAHTGAQDRDSLVVWLCAANQTAYARLAPIAIEHRAHPFAARLLDEAGVEVGKMIAALDATGTLPVALCGGLGAPLREYMPQAYQARLREPRADSAHGGLQLAQREAQRLAG is encoded by the coding sequence ATGAACCACGACTTCTTTCTGATTGGCGTCGACGGCGGCGGCACCGGCACGCGCGTCGTGCTCGGCGACGCCCAGGGCCGCGAACTGGCGCAGGCGGCGAGCGGCCCGTCGGGTCTTGGGCTCGGCATCCCGCGCGCGTGGCAGTCCATTCAGGCCGCCTCCGGCGAAGCGTTCGAGCGGGCCGGAATCGCGCTGGACTGGTCGCGCTGCGTGCTAGGTTGCGGACTCGCGGGCGTCAACAACCGCGACTGGCTCGCCGAGTTTCACGAGCAGGCGCCGCGGCTAGCCGGACTGGCCGTCGAATCCGATGCCTACACGACCCTACTCGGCGCGCACGACGGCGCGCCCGGGGTGATTGTCGCGTTGGGCACCGGCAGCGTCGCTGCCTCGCTTGCGAGCGACGGCGAATTCCGCATGGCCAGCGGCTACGGTTTTCCGTCGGGCGACGAAGCGAGCGGCGCGTGGCTTGGACTCCGGCTGATCGTGCACGCGCAACAGGCGCTCGACGGCCGCGTGCCCATCGACGACCTCGCGCATGCGCTGCTCGCGCACACCGGCGCGCAGGATCGCGACAGTCTCGTCGTGTGGCTGTGCGCGGCCAATCAGACTGCCTATGCGCGGCTCGCGCCGATCGCGATCGAGCACCGCGCGCATCCGTTTGCGGCCCGGCTGCTGGACGAGGCTGGCGTCGAAGTCGGCAAGATGATCGCCGCGCTGGACGCGACGGGCACGCTGCCGGTAGCGCTGTGCGGCGGCCTCGGCGCGCCGTTGCGGGAGTACATGCCGCAGGCGTATCAGGCGCGTTTGCGCGAACCGCGGGCGGATTCGGCGCATGGCGGCTTGCAACTGGCGCAGCGCGAGGCGCAGCGGCTTGCTGGATGA
- a CDS encoding DNA-3-methyladenine glycosylase I — protein sequence MTQRCNWVSSEALAQYHDTEWGVPSRDDQHLFEMLVLEGAQAGLSWSTILNKRAGYRRAFADFDIDKVAAFTSKHVDALIADEGIVRHRGKIEAAILNARAVQQIQAEHGSLANFVWSFVDDNPIQNEWASYKQAPAKTEVSDALSKALKHYGCKFVGSTICYAFMQAVGMVNDHETTCMCRERCASLGKKGRRRKAE from the coding sequence GTGACACAACGATGCAACTGGGTATCGAGCGAAGCGCTCGCACAGTACCACGACACCGAATGGGGCGTGCCGTCGCGCGACGACCAGCACCTGTTCGAGATGCTGGTGCTCGAAGGTGCGCAGGCCGGTTTGTCATGGTCGACGATACTCAACAAGCGCGCCGGCTACCGCCGCGCGTTCGCCGACTTCGACATCGACAAGGTTGCGGCCTTCACGTCGAAGCACGTGGATGCGCTGATCGCGGACGAAGGCATCGTACGACATCGCGGCAAGATCGAGGCGGCCATTCTCAACGCGCGCGCCGTGCAGCAGATTCAGGCTGAACATGGCTCACTCGCGAATTTCGTGTGGTCATTCGTCGACGACAATCCGATTCAGAACGAATGGGCTTCGTATAAGCAAGCGCCCGCGAAGACGGAAGTATCGGACGCGCTAAGCAAGGCGCTCAAGCACTACGGCTGCAAATTCGTCGGCTCGACGATCTGCTATGCGTTCATGCAGGCGGTCGGCATGGTCAACGATCATGAGACGACTTGCATGTGCCGCGAGCGATGCGCGTCGCTGGGCAAGAAGGGGCGCCGTCGTAAGGCGGAGTGA